The nucleotide sequence TTTGGCACATCAAATCGGGGGATCGGCGTCGGATCCATCACATACCGGCCGTTGACCATGACCGGATACCGATGCGAAAGAGTGATCTCTCCCCATCGGACGATATCCTCATACAAAAACACCCAGAGTTTGCTGTAATCGCGTTCCGCGTGCATCCGGCGGGTCTCCCGTTCGCTGGGTTCCACCCAGCGCAGCGGCTCGGGGTAGGGAACTTGAAGAACAAGGATTTGCCGATCGGTCAGCTTTTCCTCGGGAATCCGGTGTCGGGTTTGGATCAGGGTGGCCCGTCGGGTATCGGTGGTGGTGGTCACCCCGGTGGTGTCGTGGATGAGTTCCCGCAGATTGCAGGCGTTCACGCTGTCGTCATCCCCCTGGTCGATCACCTTCACGATGTCGGACGGCCCAACGATGGCCAGGGTGATGTGCAAACCTCCGGTGCCCCACCCCCGGGCGATGGGAAGCTCCCGGGAACCGAAGGGCACCTGATATCCGGGAATGGCCACCGCCTTCAGAAGACTGCGGCGCACCTCTCGTTTTGTGTTCTCATCGATAAACGCATAATTGTATACACCGTTCACGCCCGGGGCCCCCTCTGCCGTTGGATTGATCCCACCCGAATCATCTCGGCTTGGAAATCGACATAATGAGGGAGTTTCCAATGGGCGACAAATCCCGACGATTCGATGCCGTCGATGTGGTACAGGACAAACTCCTCATCTTCGGCCGGAGCCTGGGGATTCTCGGACACCATGGCCCGGTCCAGGGCGGCCATGGCGATGGCCTTGATTTCGTTATGCCCAAAGCACAGCCCATATCCCAAGGAAAACTTGGCCTCCAACCGGTCCGTTCGTTCTCTCATCCTGGCCACCACCTCCGCCTCGGTCACCAACACCTCGCCAATGGTAACCACTTCCCCGCTGTGCAGCGGATGGGGGACCAACACAGGCACGTACCCGACCCTCAGTTCACCGAGGGTGGGGTGAATGGCCCCGTACCCCCGGGCGACGGAATAGGCGAAGGCCAACAACGCCCCGGTTTCTCCCCGGGCCAATGCCTGCATCCGCATCGACCGACTCGCCGGAAAGCGGATGGACCGCCGGGTGATGTCGTCGATGGGCCCCGGCTCCCGTTGCCCCTCGGCGGCATCCGGATTTTCCAACAGGCCCTTCGCCCGGAGCCAATCGATCATTTTGGGAAAATCCAACGGCCCCTGGGTCTCGAGTTCTTTCCACTCATCGCCTTCCACGTATTTCTTGAGAAACTCCCGGGCGCGCTCCTCGGTTTCCTCCATCAATTCAAATCGAAGGAGCCTCTGGGTGTAATCCCGGGTCGGGCCCAGAAACTGCCCGCCCGGCACATCTTTGAACGCCGCGGAAATGCGGCGGATCACCCGCATCCTGGAGGTATCCACCGCCAGGGAGTACTGGTTCCGCGGAACGGTGGAACGAAACGCCCGCAGAAGAAAAGCGGCCTCCAGGGTGTCGCCCTCGGCCTGTTTCAGGGCCAGGGCGGCGAGATCGGGATCATAGAGGGAGCCTTCCCCCATGACCTGGTCCACGGCCAGCCTCATTTGGTCGCGGATTTGACGGACTTCGATGGGGGCGCTGCCCCCTTTCAAGCGGTAGTAATCCAACAGGCGATTCGCTTCCTGGATGGCCCTTCGTCCGCCGCGCACCGCCGCATATGCCATTTATAGCACCTCCCATTCCAATGATGTGCTCCGGGGTACGCCGCAAACAAACCCGAACCCGTCCACGAGGATCCAATCCAAGCCGAGCGGAAACTCCCGGTTGATCTCCCGCCAGGCCCCCAAAGTGTCGGGGTGGACAGTGTCGATGTACAGCCGCCGCTCCCCCGGGATACCCGGCCCGCGCAGGGTAACGTGAATCAGCCGATCGGCCGGAAACGGCTCCCGGGCGAAGCGACGGACCCGGCAGACCACCGTGGCGCTCCGGTCGGGATATGTGAACGTCCCCCGGGGAAGGCGCTCGATGGGAAATCGCTGCTCCCCCTGGACAAACGCAAAGTCGCACCGATCGACCGACGCCGTTCGGGACCGGGTGTGCCGTTGCAGCAGGGTTCCGAACCCCCGGTCCGACTCCGGGAGCCAAAAGGTCGTCTCCGGGTCCAACAGGGTGAGGCCGATTCCCAAAACGCACCTGTGCCCCCGAGATTTCGGAATCCCCCAAGGCCCCGGTTCACCGGGCGCGGGTTCCACGGCCACCGGTTTCCCCGGCCTCGCCATCGCATCCAACAGTTGGCGAAACAGCACCTGGGTGTACCGAACCTCGTCAAATTGTACTTCGGCCATCTCGTCCACCGTCCTCCTCATCCATCATTTCAAAATCCACGCGACTTCGACGGACGAGGGCGAACTCTTTGCGCCAGGCCTCTTCCTGCCGGGCCTCCTCGGCGACAAGCCAGTCCTCTATTTCGCGGACCAGAGATTTCCATTTTTCCCGGGATGAATGGAAAACGGCGTCCAACACCGCGAGACCGTCAGCCCGTTCCGGCTGGTTCCCCATGGCCACTCCATATCCCCATTCGCCGTCCACCGATACCGTACTTTCAGAGACGTAGATTTCTCCCACATAAAAGTCTTCCTGCCGGACCGTTTCCCGGGCGCGCATCATCACCAGCCCGGGTCGGGCCGGTTTGATCCACTGGACATCCCCGAGTCGGCGAACCTCGTCCACCCAGGCGGACAGCCGCTCCATCGGTACCCTTTGCAAAATCCGCGTACGCCGTTCGGAATTCATAACACGTCGACCCCACGATGGAATTCCACCGTCAGCTCGTTCATGTCGCCGCGAACCCGGGTGTTGGCCGCTTCCACCGGGAATCCGTCCGGGTGGATCATCAAGCTTTCAATCTGCAAAATGGGGCTATCCTTGGGCAAGAACATCGCCTCCTTGACGGTGCAGAACATGGCGCGGATCACGGACCGAACCCGGATCGGCCGAAAATGATAGTGGGTCTGAAGAATTTCGTACAGGGAATGGAAATCGTCCAGGTGGTTCCCCAAGTTGGGGACAGCGTTTTCGGGCAGAGTCGAGGTGGCCACCGAAAAGGGCTCGTCATCGACATAGCGAACGATCTCCAATCGGTACACCCTGGCACTGTCCGACAAGAGCAATTGTCTCCGTTCCGACTCGGTGGGCACATCCAGTTCCCAGGAGATCAGCTGACCCCGATGGGACCTGCCCAGCCGGTCGATTTCATCGCTGAACCGGGTATGCTGGGATAAGGCGTACGGAACAATGGGCCGCTGCTTGACGAAAGAACCGACACCTTTGACCGTGGTGACCCATCCCAGGCTTGTCAATTTGGCCACCGCTTGGCGGACCGTGTGGCGGTTCACCTGGTACCGCCTGCTCAAGGTCATTTCCGAGGGAATTTTGTCTCCCACCGACAGTTCACCCCGCTGAATCATACCGATCAGATGATCCGCGAGCTGCAGGTAGTAAGGGATTCGATTCTGCTTCTGAATCACCGCACCACACCTCCTCGGTCTAGATGTCTAGACAAGTTCGAGCAACGCGGCGGCTCACAGCGCCTCCAGGACACCCCGGGCCTGGTAGGTCATCTGACAAGCCAACACCCCGCCCACAAAGACTTTTTCAATGACGGGAGTCCCTTCGTCCTCGCGCACAATGAGCACATCGGCCACTTTTCCCGGGGAGATCGAACCGACCGCTTCGGCCATTCCCAGGGCCCGGGCCGGATGGTAGCTCACGAGGTTGACGGCCTGCCGCATATCATAACCCTTTCGGAAAAGCGCAAACACCGACTGAATCAGCGAGGGCGGATAGTAGTCGGAACACAGGATGTCCACGGCGCCGTGGCGCAGGGCTTCGAGAGCGGACACGTTGTTGCTGTGTGACCGCCCCAACAGGACATTCGGGGCGCCCATGGCCACAAGCAAACCGCGTCTCTTGGCCTCAATGGCGACGGGAAGCGAAACCGGAAACTCACAAATCGACGCGTGCCAACTCTCCGCCACGTCCAGCTTTTCGATGCTGTCGTCATCGTGAGACGCGATGGGTATCCCCCGTTTCCTGGCTTTCGCCGCAATGTCCTCCAAGGTCGATGGATCGATCTTTGGGAGGTTCATCCGAGCCTCCAACCTCTGTCTCGCCTGTTCATCGCTCAACCCGTCGCGGGCCCGGGTCAGGCGGACCTGGACTTCAAAATCCCGAAACTGCCCTTGGCCGGGCGTGTGATCCGTAAAGGACAGAAGGTCGACGACCTTTCCCTCGATCAATTGTTCCACCAGGGGCACCGCCGATCGGTTGGTGATTTCAAATCGCAGATGGATGTAATGCCGGATCAGCCGGCGCCCCCGGGTCAGTTGCCGAATCGCCCGGATCAGAGAGCCCACCCGGTCGTTGGAGCGCACACTCTCCCCTTCGTCGCCCAGCAAACACAGCGCGTGGTGGATGGTGGTGATGCCTTGGCCGGCGAGCTTCCGTTCCAATTCGGCAAAGGAGATGGACAGCGGAAGCGTGCAGTTCGGCCGGGGCTCCAGCTCCAATTCAATGGCGTCGCTGTGGGTGTCGATCAGACCGGGCAACACCCAGGCTCCCCGGGCATCATGCCATTCCCCTGCCGCGCCGCACGACCGGGGCACATCATCCACTTCGACGATTTTTCCGTCTTCGATCACGACGGTCCCGCTTTCGATGATTTCCGATGGGGTGACAACAGTCCCCCCCGCGATGATCTGCCGCGAACGCACAGCCACTCCCCCATTTTCGGTCCGTTGTCAGGCGTATTTTTCCAAAAAAACCTGCAGGTCGTTAAAATCCGGCATTCGTTCCACCAACTGCTCCCGGGTCCAATCCCACCAGGCCACCGCCAGGAGCTTCTCGGCGATCTCCCGGGGGAACCGCGGCCGCAACGGCTTGGCGGGCACCCCGACAACAATCGTGTAGGGCTCGACATCTTGGGTCACCACCGCCCCGGCTCCCACCACTGCCCCGGTTCCGACGGTCACGCCGGGCATCACCACGGCGTTGTGTCCAATCCAGACGTCGTGCCCGATCGTCACAGGATGAGCCTGGCGCCAGGCGAAAATCTCCCGGTCATCCTCTTCGCCGAACCCATACTGCACCCGGCGGTAGGTGCAGTGGTGTTGAGTGACCCGCCACATGGGGTGGTTGCTGGGATTTAATCGGACGTGGGACGCGATCGAGCAGAATTTGCCCACGTTGGCGTAAATAATCTGTACATCCCCGGCCGTGTAGGTATAGTCGCCGATGGTGGACTGTTCAATCACCGAACGCGGCCCGATGCTGGTCCACGGCCCCAGATCGCTTTGAATGATTTGCGCCGTTTCATGGACATGGGGAGTCTCCCCCAAAATCGGCGCCCGGGGATTGGCCAGAAACGGCTCACCCATCTTCACACCTCCATCCGCAGCCTCAGCCGTGCCGTTTCCGCCATGCGGCGGTTCAGCGGCCTCAGCCATCCAACCGGTTCACCCGGAGTTTGAGTCGGTTCGTCAGGACTTCCACACTGAACACCAGGGCGAAAACAACCAGCATCGCAAAACAGGAGGGCTGGAACAGATACATCCGCATGTTGTCTTCGATGACCCAGCCGATGCCGCCGGCTCCCACCGTCCCGAGAATCACCGAGTCGCCGAGGTCCAATTCGAAGCGAAGAGCCGACCAGGACAGAAACGAGCCCCGCACCGTGGGCAGCACCCCCTGGCAAACGATCTGCACCCAATTCGCCCCGGTGGAACGCATCGCCTCCAGGATGCCCTTGTCCACCTCTTCCACCGATTGAGCGTAAACCTTCACCAGCATCCCCACGCTGTGGGTCATGATGGCCAGGGTGCCGGGAAAGGGCCCCATACCCACGGCCACAATGAAGATCAGCGCCCACACGAGCATCGGCACGGCGCGCAGAAACGACGCGAAGGCCTTGATACTTCGTCCGATGACCGGATGCGGAGTCAGGTTGTCCGCCGCGAGAAACGCCAGGAAAAAAGAGAGAATGATCGAAAACACGGTCCCGACGACGGCGGTCTCGATCGTCACCATGGCGGCGGAAGCGACATCCCGCCACCCGGACAGGTCCGGGGGAAACATTCTCCCCCAGTTTTTGAAAAATTCCATGATCCCTTTTCCGATCCGGCCATAATCGAACTGCAACTGCACCAGCGCAAAAACGTAGAACCCGCTCACCGCCAGAGCAACCCACAGCCACGACCGGCGTTTCCGCGGTTGCTCGGGAATCCTCGCCATCTCCACTTGGGCGGAGATCTGTTCCCGCCGTTCGGCCTGGACGCTCATAGGATTCTCCTCCTGATCTTCCCCGTCAGCCACTCCGTGGCCCAGATCAACACCAGGACGATCGCGATGGCCACGCTGACCTGTTGAAACTGAAACAGTTTCATGCCGTTCTGGATGGCGAAGCCGATGCCGCCTCCTCCCACCATCCCGACGATGGTGGAAGCGCGAATGTTGAGCTCCATCATGTACAGCGTCCATGCGGCAAACCCCGGCAGAACCTGGGGCCACACAGCCTGGCCCAGGATCTGCACATAACCCGCGCCGGTGGCCCGCAGGGCTTCGGCCTGCCGCTCGTCAATCTCCTCCAGGATCTCGGCGTAGGCCCGAACCAGGATCCCGATGGAGGAGAAGACGATGGCCATGGTCCCGACCATGTTGCCAAGACCAAAGGCGGCCACCAGGAAAACCGCCCAGATCAGGGTGGGAAGATTGCGCAGGACCGAGGCCAATCCCCGCACCGCCAGGCGCAGCGGCGTCCACGGGTTCGTAGTCCGGGCCGCCATAAACCCTCCGACCACCGCCACCAGCGCCCCCGTCACGGTGCCGACAAAACTCATGTACACCGTCTCCAGCGTGGGCTTGATCAACTTCGGTAGCACAGACAGGTCGGGCGGGAGAAAATGGTGTGCGATCAGATCGTAGATATCCCCGAACCCCTGCACCAAATGGACGACGGACCAATCGGTTTGGACAGCCGACCACACGGTGAGGACGGCGATGGCCGCCACAATCAACCATTCCTGGTTTCGCTTCATGCGCTTGACAACCCGAATGGCATCTCCGCCTTTGTTCATACCACGGCTTTCTCCTGGTAATAGATCTGCCCGATGATCCTGTCGTCCAGTTTGGAGGGCGGGCCGTCAAAGACTTTGGTGCCTCGGTGAATCCCGATGATCCGCGTGGCATATTTTTTTGCGATGGCCACCTGGTGCAAATTGATGAGACACGTAATGCCGTCCGCCCGGCAGATCGTGTGCAAATGATCCATGATGCTCTCCGACGTAGCCGGATCGAGGTTGGCGATGGGCTCGTCGGCCAGGATGAGGATGGGCTTCTGGGCCAAGGCCCGGGCGATGCCCACCCGCTGTTGTTGCCCCCCGGACAGTTCGTCCGCCCGTTTGTGCGCCTGTTCCAATAAGCCCATGCGCTCCAAGATCCGCAGCGCATCCTCCTTTTCCTGGGCGCTGAACATCCCCAGCGCTCCCCGGAAGCTGTCCTTGTAGCCCAGTCTCCCGTGCAGGACGTTTTGAAGGACGCTGATCCGGGGAATCAAATTGTGGCTTTGGAAAACCATCCCGATTTCTCGCCGGAGACGCCTCACCCGGCGGCCGCCGGCCCGGGTGATGTTTTCACCTTTGAAGATCACCGCGCCCTGGGTCGGTTCGACGAGGCGATTCACACAACGAAGCAGCGTGCTTTTGCCCGAACCGCTGGGACCGATGACCGCCACAAACTCGCCGGGATGGACGGTGAAATCCACTTCCCGCAGAGCTTCGGTGCCGTCGGGATACACTTTTTTCAGGTGCTCCACCCGCAATATGGGTTCCATGGGTTCACACCGCTCTTTCCTATTTCTTTTTCAGAATGTCCTGGGGCGTCATGTGCAAAATCTTGGCCGTGTCGTAAACGATTTTGTAATCGGCGTCGGTCATCGGGTAGAAGGCCTTGGTGCCGGTCTTCTTGAAGTAGTCGGGATTCTGTTTGTCGTAATTCAGCACGAACTCTTTGATTTTGGCCACGAGGTCCGGCGGCAAGTCGTTCCGGTAGGTCAACGGATCAAGGGGGATCGGTGCGGAGGTTTTGATCACGCGGAAATCGGACGCTTTCACCATCCCCGCATCGATGAAGCGCTGGATACACACGTCGCACACCCCCGCTCCGTCCGCCTGGTGGTGGGCAATGGCGATGATGGACTTGTCATGGCCGCCCGAGTAGGACACGTTCGAAAAAAAGCTGTCCACCTTTTCGGGCGGGATGTTCAGTTCCTCACTGATCATGGCTTGGGGAAACAGATGTCCCGACGTGGAGGCCGGATCGGCGTACAGGAAAGTTTTCCCCTTAAGGTCGGCGATGGTTTTCGCCGGGGAATCGGCGGGCACGACGATTTCGCTGTGATAAAAGGCGTTTTCTTTGCTCGTGGCCTTACAGGCGATGGGTTCCGCGCCGGCCTCCTGGTGGGCGATGATGTACGAGAAGGGGCCGAAATACCCGAGATCCACCTTTTTTGCACGCATCGCTTCAATGACCGATGTGTAGTCGTCACCGACGTAGACGTTCACTTTGATGCCCAACGCTTTGCCAATGTCTTCGGCAAATTTTCTCTCCACATCTCCGAGGTTGCCGGCGACCTCCGCCGGAATAAGTCCATAATTCAGTTCCTTCGGCCAGTTCTGTTTGCCGCTGGCCTCTCCGGCACTCCCCGTAGAAGCTGCGGAACCGGTGTCCGATGTTGCCTGCTGCGAACCGCAAGCCGTGAGGGAAGCCAACAGAAGAACCGCGATGCCTGAGGCGAGTATCCGTTTTCGCACTTCGTTGAAGCCTTGGCGCACTGTGTAAACCTCCCTGCCCAGATTGATTTTGCATCCTGTTCTACGGCGCGCTTTTGAACAGCTGTCCGATGCACCCTTATGCTAACTTGTTGACAAGTATCCGTCGTTAACGAACCGAAAAAAGCGTGTAACATGCGAGTTAACTTTTCAATACGTCAGGATAATCCTCGCCGAAACAGAAACGGGGGGATGAAAAATTCAGCCCAAAGGGGGTTGACGAACTATCGGTTGAGCGATATATTAACGGCAGGAACTGCAGTTATTTACCCATGTCGTTGGGCATGAGGTTTTTGAACAATTTGATTTTTTTCTCCGCACTGGAGCACGGCGCTATGCCCCCTTGGATTTTCCAAGGGGGCTGAGCTTTTTTATAAGCCGGATTCTGGCGTCCGATGTCAACAGAGTCCGGTTTTTTCTCCTTCCCCGCCAAAAGGCGAGGGGAGTGACTTGTTCATGGATGAAGATGTCACGACACTTGGCTGGCGAGTGAAGACGGGCCCGGACGTGGTTGCGGTGCTGGACCTGCGGTTTCATCCGCTCTTGCAGAGTCTTACCAGCGGATACTGGTTGCCGGGCGCAGATCGCATCTCCCCGCCCACCGGGGGGAGGGGAGAAGGGGCCGAACGATTATCGCGGGGCCATGCGAATGGCGCCGTCCAGCCGGATGGTGGTGCCGTTGATCATGGCATTGCCCACAATCGACGCCACGAGCATCGCATACTCTTCGGGTCGGCCCAGGCGGCTGGGAAAGGGCACCTGCTGACCGAGAGATTTTCGGGCCGGCTCCGGCAGACCCGCCAGCATGCGGGTATCAAAAATCCCCGGGGCGATGCTGACGACGCGGATGCCATAGCGGGCCAAATCCCGGGCCGCCGGCAGGGTCAGCCCCACCACGCCGCCCTTGGATGCGCTGTAGGCCACCTGGCCGATCTGCCCCTCGAAAGCGGCCACCGAAGCGGTGTTGATGATCACCCCGCGTTCTCCGTCCTCGTTGGGCTCCCCCTGGGACATGGCCTCGGCGGCCAAACGCAACACGTTGAACGTACCAATCAGGTTAACGTGAATCACCCGGGCGAAAGCGTCAAGATCATGGGGCCCCTGTTTGCCGAGCACTTTTTCGGCGATGGCGATCCCCGCGCAGTTCACCGTCACCCCCAGGGGACCGAGCTCCTTCGCCGCCGCCACCGTGGCGCGCACCGATTCCGGATCCGTGACGTCCGTGCGGACAAACCGGGCCCCTTCTCCGAGGGACTCGGCCACCTCCTGGCCCCGTTCGCTGACATCCGCGATGACCAGCTTGGCTCCGAGCTCATGCAGTTTACGCGCCGTGGCCTCGCCGAGCCCCGAGGCTCCCCCCGTCACGATGGCGCTGTATCCTTTGACATCCATCTTATCGACTCCCCTTTCATGTTTCCGTCACGAGGAATATTTCCCAAGGCGGAGGAAGCTGCACCGCCCGACCGATCTGTACCCTGGCACATTCAAGAATGCGGCGATCCCGGGGCCTGTTCATCATTCCAATTCTTAAATTGTTCCCTCAACTTCGCCTTCATAAACTTGCCCGCCGAGGTGCGGGGAATCTCCTCCAAAAACACGACGGCATCCGGCAGCCACCATTTGGCAAACTTGGATTCCAGATACGCCCGCAACTCCTCCTCCGTCACCTGGATCCCGGCTTTTGGCACCACCGCCGCCAGAGGCCGCTCCTGCCATTTTGGATGGGGGACCGCGAACACCGCCGCCTCGGCCACCGCCGGGTGGCCCATCAGAGCATTCTCAAGATCCACCGAGCTGATCCACTCACCCCCGGATTTGATCAAATCTTTCGTCCGGTCGGTGATCTTCATGTAGCCTTCCGGGTCGATGGTCGCCACGTCTCCGGTGCGGAACCAGCCGTCCGGAGTAAAACTGTCGTTGTTGGGCATCTGGTAGTAACTGGCTGCCACCCACGGACCCCGCACCTGGAGTTCCCCCATCGTCTGCCCGTCCCAAGGCGCCTCGCCCCGATCGCCCACGATTCGGGCTTCGATCAGGGGGACCGTCAGCCCCTGCTTGGCGCGAAGAGCGTATTTCTCGTCTTCGGGCAGATCGTCCAGGGTGGACTTGATGTAGCTCACCGTCGCCAGGGGCGTCGTCTCCGTCATCCCCCACGCGTGCACGATCCGCAGACCGAACCGGTCGAAGGCCCGGATCAGCCCTTCCGGCGCCGCCGACCCGCCCACCGCCATGCGCATCGGCTGGAGCTTCCAGCGATCCGGCTCTTTCTCCAGCGCTTGCACGATCCCCAACCAAATGGTCGGTACACCGGCGCTAAGCGTAACCCGTTCCGCCTCAAAGAGGTCCAAAAGGCTCACAGGATCCAGGTGGGGTCCG is from Kyrpidia tusciae DSM 2912 and encodes:
- a CDS encoding long-chain fatty acid--CoA ligase translates to MNGTMMNTPLVLPSLLERAGTFYGKVEVVSRLPDRSLHRYRYADFYRRAKQLAEALQKAGLRRGDRVATLMWNHYAHLEAYFGIPAAGGVLHTVNLRLHPDDIAFIMNHAEDRFLIIDDVLVPLYEQVKGRVNLERVFVVSLTDAPVSSEYEKYEDLLATATGDFHYPNLGENEAAGMCYTSGTTGRPKGVVYSHRALVLHSLASAMADTLALSQRDTATPVVPMFHANAWGVPFAAVLVGAKLVFPGPHLDPVSLLDLFEAERVTLSAGVPTIWLGIVQALEKEPDRWKLQPMRMAVGGSAAPEGLIRAFDRFGLRIVHAWGMTETTPLATVSYIKSTLDDLPEDEKYALRAKQGLTVPLIEARIVGDRGEAPWDGQTMGELQVRGPWVAASYYQMPNNDSFTPDGWFRTGDVATIDPEGYMKITDRTKDLIKSGGEWISSVDLENALMGHPAVAEAAVFAVPHPKWQERPLAAVVPKAGIQVTEEELRAYLESKFAKWWLPDAVVFLEEIPRTSAGKFMKAKLREQFKNWNDEQAPGSPHS